The following is a genomic window from Nitrososphaerota archaeon.
GCCGCGATGACGCCGTTGGGAATCCTGCCCTGGCTCGGGAGTGCCCACTCGGTCACCGCTCCGAATGTCGTGCTAGCAAGCTGGGTAGACGAGTGCGTCCCGCCGGGGATCGGGTCGCACTGGGAAAGCGAGGCAGTGGAGGTTCTGCCTTCGAAGACCGGGGCTCCATAGGCGGCGAAACCGGCGGCCGCCAGGATAGCGAGCACAGCCACGGCGGCGACCGCGTTCCTACGCAAAAGGGGGCTCCCGCAGGCTCTACGAGTACGCCTCGAACCCCTTGCCTAGGGCCCCGAGCGCCAGCTTCTGTTCCATGATCTCGTTCGCGCCCTCGTAGATCATCGTCACCCTGGTGTCCGCGAAGTGCCTCGCCGGCCTCCCTTCGAAAGAGTAGCCGTTCGCCCCGAATATCTGCACCGCTCTGTTGGCGGCGTCGAACGATGCGTTGGCTGCAAAGTACTTCGCCCGGGCGCACCAGATGTCTGTTGCGTCCCTGAGCCCAAGGTTGGTCGGGTCCTCTTCGTACTTCTGCTTGACGAACGCCGCCTTCAGTAGAAGGAGCTTGGCCGCTTCGAGGTTCGTGGCCATCAGCCCGATGTGCCTCTGCACCAGCTGGTGCTTCCCGATCGGCTTGCCGTGCTGGAACCTGACCCCCGCATACTTCACCGACTCATTGAGGCAGTCCTGTATTACCCCCACGCACCCCGCGGCGACGCTGAACCTGCCGTTCATCAGCCCGGACAGCGCCACAGACATCCCCTTCCCCGGAGGACCGAGCACGTCCTCCTTCGAGACCTCCACCTTGTCAAGGTAGACGGTCGAAGTGTCTGCGGTCGGGAGCCCGAGCTTGTGATGGATTATCTCGGCTCTGTACCCGGGACTCGTGGTGTCGACTATGAACCCGCACATCCCCTCCCTCTTCCCCTTGGGGTAAGCGAAGACCAGGATGTACTTCGAGGACGAGCCAAGGGATATCCACATCTTCTGCCCCGATATTGCGTACTTCCCTCCCTTCTCCTCGAAATATGTGGTCAGCGACGCGGGGTCGCTCCCGGCGTTGGGTTCCGTCAGCCCGAAGGCGAGTATGGCGTCCCCTCTGCTGGCTGCCGGGAGGATCCTGTCCTTCTGCTCCTCAGTCCCCCAGTGCTGCACCGTCATCTCCCCCAGTGCCATGTGGACCGAGAAGAAGGTCCTCACCCCCGTCCCTTCCCTGCCTATCCTCTCGATGGCCAGAGCGTAAGTCACCATGTCTGCCCCCTGTCCGTCTCCGTACTTCCTGGACACAGGAAGCCCCAGGAGATGCGCCTTGGCGAAGAACGGCCTGACCTGGTCGTTCACCTTGCGGTCAAGGTAATACCTGTCCTCTATCGGGCGGAACTCCTTGCAGGTCGCGTCAATCTGCTCCAGCATGAGCGTCTGCTCTTCAGAGACGTCGAAGTTCATCTTTGACAGGTTCATGAACTCGTCCTGCCTCCGCACCGCTACTTCCACCTCTCCTCTCGCACGCGCCCTCTCACGTGTTCCACGATCTCTTCGAACGAACTCCCCGGCCCGTATAAGCCAGTAATCCCTAATCGCACGAGTTTAGGCTTGTCTTCCTCCGGGATTATCCCTCCTCCCACCACCACGATGCCCTTCCCTCCCATCCTGTCGAGGAGCTTCTTCACCTTAGGGAACGCGGTCATGTGCGCCCCATTGAGGAGTGAGAGCGCGACCACGTCTACGTCCTCGTCTATGGCCATCTGCGCCACCTGCTCCGGCGAGGGGAGGAGCCCGCTGTAGATCACTTCCATCCCAGCGTCCCTGAACGCCCTGGCCAGGACCAGGACCCCCCTGTCATGCCCGTCCAGCCCGGGCTTCGCTACAAGTATCCTGATCTTCCGCTGAATGGTAACTGACTTCTTCGCCATCTCTGTCGAAGGCACCTACCCGGGACTTTCAAAGCTTTTGCCCTAGCCGGGGCCCATGGTCCTCATCGCCATCGGGCGGCTTGAGACGGCTCCCGGGGCGGTCAGGGCCCGGACCTGTCGCGCCTTGCACGCATCAGGACGCGCCCAGGAGGGATGCGCCAGTGCCAGGGCGCTAGATGATCATCGGCTCGCGGTAAGTCCCCCACGCCCTCCGTCCGACCCCTACAATCTCCCCCAGGGTCGCGTACTGCGTGACAGCGTCGAGCATCGGGTAGATCGAGTTGGCATCCTCCCTTTCGAACGCCTTCTCCAGCTTCGCCAGCGCGGTGTTCACTTTCGTCTCGTCCCTCGCCTTCTTCACCGAAGCGAGCCTCTTCGTCTGTGCACGCTGCGCTCGGAAGTCTATCTTCAGCGTCTCGATCGGCTCCTTCTCTGTTTTCGCATACTTGTTCACCCCCACCACCGAGTCCTTCCCTTCCTCGACCCTCCTCGAAAGCCTGTAGGAGTTCTCGGCTATCTCCCGCTGGAGGTATCCGGACTTGATCGCCTTCAGCAGCCCGCCGGCGGCCTCAATCCTATCGAAGTACTTGTACGCCTCCTCCTCCATCTGCTCGGTGAGCCACTCGACGTAGTACGAACCGCCCAGGGGGTCCGCGACGGCGGGGGCCCCTGTCTCCTCGGCTATGATCTGCTGCGTCCTGAGGGCCACTTCGACCGCCTGCTCTGTGGGGAGCGCCCAGGCTTCGTCGTACGAGTTGGTGTGAAGGGACTGAGTCCCGCCCAGGACAGCCGCCAGGGCCTCTATGGCTGTCCTTACGACGTTGTTCAGAGGCTGCTGCCAGGTGAGCGAAGCCCCCGACGTCTGGGTGTGGAACCTCATCAGGAGGCTCCTCTTGTCCTTCACCCCGTACTTGTCCCTGAGCACCGTCGCCCAGATCTTCCTCGCCGCCCTGAACTTCGCGATCTCCTCGAAGAAGTCCATGGTGGAGTTGAAGAAGAAGCTGAGCCGCGGAGCGAACTGCTCCACCTCCAGACCTGCCTCCAGTCCGAGCTCCACGTACCCGAACCCGTCTGCGAGCGTGAACGCGAGCTCCTGCACCGCGCTCGACCCCGCTTCTCTGATATGATACCCACTGACGCTGATGTAGTTCCAGAGGGGCATCTCCTTGGACGAGAAGACCATGAGGTCCCTCACCAGTCTGAGATGAGCTTCCGGGGGATAGACCCACTCCTTCTGGGCGATGTACTCCTTCAGCATGTCCGCCTGCACCGTCCCCCTGAGTTTCGCCATGGGCACCCCCTGCTTCTTGGCCACCCCGGCGTACATGCAGGTCAGCACCGTCGCAGGAGCGTTGATCGTCATCGACGTGCTCACCTTCCCCAGGGGGATCCCCCCGAAGATGACCTCCATGTCCTTAAGGGAGGACACGTTGACCCCGCACCTCCCCACTTCTCCGTGGGCCCGCTCGTGGTCGCAGTCGTATCCGTAGAGGGTGGGCATGTCGAAGGCTACGCTGAGCCCCGTCTCGCCGTGCTCCAGCAGCATCTTGAGCCTCCTGTTGGTGTCCTCGGGGGTACCGAACCCGGAGAACATTCTCATGGTCCAGAGCCTCCCCCGGTACATGTTCGGATAGACCCCGCGCAAGTACGGGTAGACCCCCGGGTATCCCTGGTCCGAGTAGTCGGCGTCGGAAACGTCGTCTGGAGTGTAGAGGGGCTTGAGGGGGATTCCGGAGGCCGTCTGGACGTCCTTCCGTTCTTCCGGGGTCCTATCGGCCCACTCCCTGAGGACCGTGTCCTGCCACTGCTTCACCCCCTTCCTCACCTGCTCGAGCGCCTTCTTGTCGTAGAGTCTTCCCGGGGCTGCTCTCCGCTCCACCACCGACTTCGCCTTCCTCTTCCAGTAGAGGTCCTTCCCTCCTCTGAGCAACACTTCCCGCCGCCCTGTCCCAAGAGATAAAGAATCCTCTCGAACCGATAAAAGAGGCACCAGGGACGGCCGGCCTCACGACGTTGCAGATCGCTCAACTGAGCGCGGCCATAAAGAAGGGAGACAGGGCGGCCCTCGCCAGGGGGATCACTCTCGTCGAGAACGAGCCTTCCAAGGCGTCGGCCCTCATGAAGCGCATAGGGAGCGGCGGCAGGGCGTTCGTCCTGGGGGTCACCGGACCTCCGGGCACCGGCAAGAGCACCCTCGTGGACCAGCTCATAGAATCGCTTCGCACAAGGGGCCTTAAGGTAGGGGTGATAGCGGTCGACCCGACGAGCCCCATCACCGGAGGTGCCCTGCTCGGGGACAGGATACGGATGACCAGGCACACTGGGGACAGGAACGTCTACATCCGGAGCATGGCGTCGAGAGGGTGGTCCGGGGGGCTCTCCATGGCCACGGCGCAGGCCATCAGGCTGTTGGACGCCGCCGGGTTCGACATCGTACTCCTCGAGACGGTGGGTATCGGCCAGTCAGACATCGAGGTAGTGGGGGTGTCACACGCTGTCCTGGTCGTGCTCATGCCGGGTCTCGGGGACGACATCCAGATATCGAAGGCGGGCCTCATGGAGGTGGGTGACATCTACGTGGTGAACAAGGCGGACCTCGAGGGGGCGGACCGCATGGTGGTCGACATCCTGTCGCTTTTCCAGAGGGGGAGGCACAGGCCGCCCGTGCTGAAGGTCTCCGCCCAATCGGGGGAGGGGTTAGAGAAGCTCCTGCGATCGGTCGACGAGATACGCGGGAAGTTCGAGGCCGGGGACGAAGTGCTCAGGCTGAGGGGGATCCGGGGCCTTATCGTCGAGACCGCCCGCGGGGCGGCCCTGGCAAGGTTTACCGCGGTCTCGGAAGCGAAGGCGGACCATCTGGCGAGGCTCGTCGCCGGGGAAAAGATTACGGTGGAGGAGGCTGCGGCCAGGCTGGCCGCCTAGGTCATCGCTTCTCTATGGGGACGTACCCGAGTCCCGACGGTCCCAGATATGTGGAGTCAGGGCGTATCAGTTTGTTGTCCTGCACCTGCTCGTTGTAGTGGGCCATCCATCCGAAGATTCTGCTCGCCGCGAAGATGGGGGTGTACAGGGGGATCTCGATCCCGAGCGCGTAGAAGATGGGGGCAGCGTAATAGTCGAGGTTAGGAGGGATCTTCTTCCTCTCCCACATCTCCGTCTCCACCGCCTCGCAGAGCCTGTAGAGCCTGTCGTCCCGTCCGCGCCTCTTCAGAATCTCCCTCAGGTACTCCTTGCAGAGCCTGGCGCGCGGGTCGAACTGCTTGTAGACGCGATGGCCGAAGCCCATCAGCTTCTTCCCCTCCCTGAATGTCGAGTCGACGAAGGCGGCGGCGTTCTCCGGGTCCTTCACCCTGAGGAGCGTCTCCATGGCCGCCTCGTTGGCGCCCCCGTGGAGCGGCCCCTTCAGGGCGGCCAGCCCGGCCGAAGCTGCTGCGTACGGGTCCGCCAGGGTCGAGGCGACGACCCTCACCGTGAAAGACGACGCGTTCATGTCGTGTTCCATGTAGAGCACAAGGACCCTCTCGAACGTCCGGCGCTCGAACTCTGTATGTTCCCCGGCGGTGAGCATCTGCAGCAGGTTGTCGGCGAACCCGAGCCGCTCCTTGGGGAGACGCGGGGCGCCGCCCTCGGGGACCCTCCTGGAGTTAGCGGCGAGGACCGACGTCTTCGCCTCTATCGAAAGCTCCCTGTCCGGGAGCGACTTTTCCGAGTCGATGCTCCCGAGGGCGGAGACCCCCGTTCGGATGGCGTCTATCGGGTGCGCCCCCTTCCCGAGGCTCCGCATTATGTCGAAGACGCTGTCTTCGACCCCGGACGTCCCTGCGAGGCTGGAGGAGAACTCGCTGAGCTCCCTCTTCGTGGGTAGCTTCCCATTCAGGACGAGGTACGCCGCCTCCTCGAACGTCGCGTTGGCAGCGATATCCGAGATGGGATACCCCCGGTATATCAGGGTCCCGTCCCCTTCGCTCTTCGAGATGCGGGTGTCGGCGACCGAGACTCCGGCCAGCCCCCGGGGGGCTCTGTACAGCTCGTCTTTCACCGTCGTTTCGGTCCCCTCCTGAGCTCGCTGGCCGCCCTCATGGCCCTTTCGTCGGCCTCCTCGAACCTGTGGTAGTCGATGAGGTCATAGAACTCGCTCCGGGTCATCAGCGAGCCCAGGACCCCTTTCTGGGTCCCCTCGGACCTCAGGGTGGCGTACACGTCCTTGACGCTCTTCATCATGGCCCTGAAGGCCGTCACAGGAAAGATGACCATGTTGTACCCCATGCCTTCGAACTCTGCCGCCGAGATATAGGGGGTCTTCCCGAACTCCGTCATGTTCGCCATGAGAGGGGCGCTCACCTTCCTTCTGAACTCCTCGAACTCTCCCCGGCTCTCCAGCGCCTCAGGGAAAATCACGTCGGCGCCCGCCCTCTCGTAGTCTCTCGCCCTTCTCACGGCCCCGTCCAGTCCTTCTCCGGCCCTCGCGTCGGTCCGGGCGATCACGAGGAGGTCCTTCCCCGCGGACTCCTTCGCCGCCACCAGCTTCTTCGCCATCTCGTCGACTTCGACCAGCTCCTTCCCCTCCAGGTGCCCGCACTTCTTGGGGAGGACCTGGTCTTCGATGTGAATGGCCGCGACCCCCGCGCTCTTCATCTCATCCACCGTCCTGGACACGTTCACCGCCTCCCCGAACCCAGTGTCAGCGTCGACCACGAGGGGGACCGAAACCTTCGCCGTGATCTGACGAGACGCCTGCGCTACTTCGCTGAGGGTGGTTATCCCGAGGTCAGGCAAGGCCAGGAGGCTCGAGAACCCCGCGCCTGAAAAGTAGAGCGCCCTGAACCCTGCCTTCTCCGCCAGCTTCGCCACGGCAGGGCTGAAGACCCCCGGGGCCACCACGATCTTCCCTCCGGTCAACATCTTCCAAAGGGCGCTGGCCTGGCTCAAAGACCGCTCTTCCCTCTGCGCCTCTCTCAGCCGCTTTAGGCTTTGCCCCGTCAGGATTAAAACGAGCAGAACCCGGTCGGGGCTGTGTTCGACTTCGACACGTACGCCTCCCCCCACGACGCGGTCTTCGTCCATGGGGCGGGAGGGAACAGCCTTCTGTGGAGGAGGACGCTGAAGAACCTCTCGGGGGGGAGCAGGGCCCTGGCCGTCAATCTCCCCGGTCACCCTGCCGGGGACATCACCTGCAGGAGCGTGAAGGAGTACGTCGAAGCGCTCCACGGCTTCCTGGAAGGGGCCGGGCTCGACAGGCCCGCTGTGTGCGGGCACTCTATGGGAGGAGCCGTCGCGTTGAGCCTCGCGATAGAGCACCCGGGCGACCTCGGCGGGCTGATCCTCGTGAGCACCGGCGCCAAGCTCGGGGTGGACCCCCAGATACTCGAGGGGTTGAAGGACAGCCCCATGAAGACCATCGAAGGGGTCATCACACCCTGGAGCTTCGCGTCCATTGATTTGGGCCTGGGCAGAGAAGCGAGGGCAGCGCTCTCGGTCTCCAACCTCCCGGTCTTCCTGAACGACTACGAGGCGTGCAAGGGGTTCGACGTGCGCCAGGGTCTGTCTAAGATCTCGGCCAGGACCCTCGTCGTCTGCGGCGACAAGGACAGGATGACCCCTCCGAAGTGGTCCCACTTCCTGGATGCCCACATCCAAGCGTCTGAGCTCCGCTTCATCAAAGACTCGGGGCACATGCTCCCGCTCGAGAAGCCCGAGTCGCTCGCACGGGCGATCCAGGGTTTCCTCGAAGGGCTCCGCTGAGCGCCCGACCTCCGCCATGAAGAACGGTCCAGGGCTTTTCCAGCGGCCCCTGTCCGGCTAGTCCGTGAACTCCTCTCCGCCCCGGGCTATCCTGGTCATCTCTCCGACCAGCGCGATCAGCCCTTCCTGCGTCGTCGAAGAAACTGGGTAAAGGTCGGCGCCGAAGGAGAGCCTCCTGATGCTCCTGAAGAGCTCGGAGTAGAGAGAGTACTGCTCCCCGTCCTTGGTCCCGGAAAGCGCGTCCTCGAAGACCTTCGTGTCCCTGCTCCACTCGGTTATCCGCTTCACCCCGTCCCTGGCGATGTCTCTCTTGGTGAGGACTGTTATCCGTGGGATCTTCAGCCTCAGCCCCACTGACGCCGAGAGGAGGGCGAGGGAGAGGAAGTTGGCAGGGGTGCTCGCGAGGAGAGGGTCGAGCAGGAAGAGGAGGAGCTTGGAGTCCGCCTTCGTTTCGCCGACGATGAACTCTCCGCTCTCTCTGAATGCGAAGAGCTCCGTCTGCCCGGGGGTGTCGACTATGACGTTCTCCGCCTTGAACGAGTCTATCTCCTCCTGGATCTCGGACAGGCGGGTCGCTGTGAGGTCCGCGGCCAGGATGAGAGCGCCGTTGGGGCCCAGACCGTACTCCTCCATGACTCCCTGAAGCTGTATCCTGTCCCTCACGTCCACGTCAGGCTCGTACGGGAGCGCGACGACCCCGGGGTCGAGGTTGACGGTGATCGCGTCCTCTCCCCTGTTGACGTACCAGTTCTTCAGCGCCCCCGTCAGGAGGGACTTTCCCGACCCTGCCGTCCCGGTGATGAATGTGACGTCCATGTGAACCCACCTATGTGGTCGAGCTCCGGGCCGGCCCGACCTTCCCGCCCAGCTCGATCACCTTGGAGCGCATCTCCTCCGCTACCACGTCCCCCTCTCTGTCCGCCGCGGCCCTATCCGCGTCTATCACGGCTATGTCCAGCTCCATCTTCGAAACGCCGCCTTTCACCCCCCTTGGGTGGGACTTTATGTACGCGGCAGGGTGCTTCCTGAGCTCTCGCGCGAGGACCGGGGCGAGGGCCGACTCCGGTACCCCCTCCAGCTTCATGGTGACGTATCTCCTGTGCATCTTCCCCAGCCTTGCCCTGACCTCCGGTTCCACCGACCTTCTGTATATGCTCCTCATCTCGGCGGGGACCCCCGGGAGGCAGAACACCACGGTCTTCCCTGCGGCCAGCCTCACCCCTGGAGCTGTCCCCTCGTCGTTCTTCAGGGGCCTGGCCCCGGCCGGAAGGGTCGCCATCTTGACCCTGGCCGGAGTGAGCTCCATGTCCGCGAATCCTGCAGCCGCATAGTGCTCCCTTATCATCGCAAGCGCCTCCCAGTTCTTCTTCAGAGGCTTCCCAAGCGCGCCAGCCACTCCCAGCAGGGTCATGTCGTCGGGGGTCGGCCCGAGCCCTCCGACCACCACGATGAACTCGGGCGAACGGGCCAAGACCCCTTTCAGCGCCTCCCCGATCTCCTTCAGGTCGTCGTCGACGGTGGTGATCTCCTTCAGCATCGAGCCCATCCTCGCGAGCCTCTTCCCCACCCAGTGCGCGTTGGAGTTCATGGTCCTCCCTATGAGGAGCTCCTTCCCCACGGTGAGCATCTCGACCCTTACCAAGGCGTCTGGGTCCGCCCGGCAGGGCTTAAAGCGAGTCCCATGTCACTTCCTCCTGGATCGACGCCGCCTCGGCGGATTGTGCTGGGGGCCGGGACCGTGGTGCACAGAGGCGGG
Proteins encoded in this region:
- the meaB gene encoding methylmalonyl Co-A mutase-associated GTPase MeaB; its protein translation is MQIAQLSAAIKKGDRAALARGITLVENEPSKASALMKRIGSGGRAFVLGVTGPPGTGKSTLVDQLIESLRTRGLKVGVIAVDPTSPITGGALLGDRIRMTRHTGDRNVYIRSMASRGWSGGLSMATAQAIRLLDAAGFDIVLLETVGIGQSDIEVVGVSHAVLVVLMPGLGDDIQISKAGLMEVGDIYVVNKADLEGADRMVVDILSLFQRGRHRPPVLKVSAQSGEGLEKLLRSVDEIRGKFEAGDEVLRLRGIRGLIVETARGAALARFTAVSEAKADHLARLVAGEKITVEEAAARLAA
- a CDS encoding alpha/beta hydrolase, with product MFDFDTYASPHDAVFVHGAGGNSLLWRRTLKNLSGGSRALAVNLPGHPAGDITCRSVKEYVEALHGFLEGAGLDRPAVCGHSMGGAVALSLAIEHPGDLGGLILVSTGAKLGVDPQILEGLKDSPMKTIEGVITPWSFASIDLGLGREARAALSVSNLPVFLNDYEACKGFDVRQGLSKISARTLVVCGDKDRMTPPKWSHFLDAHIQASELRFIKDSGHMLPLEKPESLARAIQGFLEGLR
- a CDS encoding competence damage-inducible protein A encodes the protein MVRVEMLTVGKELLIGRTMNSNAHWVGKRLARMGSMLKEITTVDDDLKEIGEALKGVLARSPEFIVVVGGLGPTPDDMTLLGVAGALGKPLKKNWEALAMIREHYAAAGFADMELTPARVKMATLPAGARPLKNDEGTAPGVRLAAGKTVVFCLPGVPAEMRSIYRRSVEPEVRARLGKMHRRYVTMKLEGVPESALAPVLARELRKHPAAYIKSHPRGVKGGVSKMELDIAVIDADRAAADREGDVVAEEMRSKVIELGGKVGPARSSTT
- a CDS encoding methylmalonyl-CoA mutase family protein produces the protein MLRGGKDLYWKRKAKSVVERRAAPGRLYDKKALEQVRKGVKQWQDTVLREWADRTPEERKDVQTASGIPLKPLYTPDDVSDADYSDQGYPGVYPYLRGVYPNMYRGRLWTMRMFSGFGTPEDTNRRLKMLLEHGETGLSVAFDMPTLYGYDCDHERAHGEVGRCGVNVSSLKDMEVIFGGIPLGKVSTSMTINAPATVLTCMYAGVAKKQGVPMAKLRGTVQADMLKEYIAQKEWVYPPEAHLRLVRDLMVFSSKEMPLWNYISVSGYHIREAGSSAVQELAFTLADGFGYVELGLEAGLEVEQFAPRLSFFFNSTMDFFEEIAKFRAARKIWATVLRDKYGVKDKRSLLMRFHTQTSGASLTWQQPLNNVVRTAIEALAAVLGGTQSLHTNSYDEAWALPTEQAVEVALRTQQIIAEETGAPAVADPLGGSYYVEWLTEQMEEEAYKYFDRIEAAGGLLKAIKSGYLQREIAENSYRLSRRVEEGKDSVVGVNKYAKTEKEPIETLKIDFRAQRAQTKRLASVKKARDETKVNTALAKLEKAFEREDANSIYPMLDAVTQYATLGEIVGVGRRAWGTYREPMII
- the prpB gene encoding methylisocitrate lyase gives rise to the protein MLTGGKIVVAPGVFSPAVAKLAEKAGFRALYFSGAGFSSLLALPDLGITTLSEVAQASRQITAKVSVPLVVDADTGFGEAVNVSRTVDEMKSAGVAAIHIEDQVLPKKCGHLEGKELVEVDEMAKKLVAAKESAGKDLLVIARTDARAGEGLDGAVRRARDYERAGADVIFPEALESRGEFEEFRRKVSAPLMANMTEFGKTPYISAAEFEGMGYNMVIFPVTAFRAMMKSVKDVYATLRSEGTQKGVLGSLMTRSEFYDLIDYHRFEEADERAMRAASELRRGPKRR
- a CDS encoding ATP/GTP-binding protein translates to MDVTFITGTAGSGKSLLTGALKNWYVNRGEDAITVNLDPGVVALPYEPDVDVRDRIQLQGVMEEYGLGPNGALILAADLTATRLSEIQEEIDSFKAENVIVDTPGQTELFAFRESGEFIVGETKADSKLLLFLLDPLLASTPANFLSLALLSASVGLRLKIPRITVLTKRDIARDGVKRITEWSRDTKVFEDALSGTKDGEQYSLYSELFRSIRRLSFGADLYPVSSTTQEGLIALVGEMTRIARGGEEFTD
- a CDS encoding acyl-CoA/acyl-ACP dehydrogenase, giving the protein MRRQDEFMNLSKMNFDVSEEQTLMLEQIDATCKEFRPIEDRYYLDRKVNDQVRPFFAKAHLLGLPVSRKYGDGQGADMVTYALAIERIGREGTGVRTFFSVHMALGEMTVQHWGTEEQKDRILPAASRGDAILAFGLTEPNAGSDPASLTTYFEEKGGKYAISGQKMWISLGSSSKYILVFAYPKGKREGMCGFIVDTTSPGYRAEIIHHKLGLPTADTSTVYLDKVEVSKEDVLGPPGKGMSVALSGLMNGRFSVAAGCVGVIQDCLNESVKYAGVRFQHGKPIGKHQLVQRHIGLMATNLEAAKLLLLKAAFVKQKYEEDPTNLGLRDATDIWCARAKYFAANASFDAANRAVQIFGANGYSFEGRPARHFADTRVTMIYEGANEIMEQKLALGALGKGFEAYS
- a CDS encoding cobalamin B12-binding domain-containing protein, with the protein product MAKKSVTIQRKIRILVAKPGLDGHDRGVLVLARAFRDAGMEVIYSGLLPSPEQVAQMAIDEDVDVVALSLLNGAHMTAFPKVKKLLDRMGGKGIVVVGGGIIPEEDKPKLVRLGITGLYGPGSSFEEIVEHVRGRVREERWK